A single genomic interval of Malania oleifera isolate guangnan ecotype guangnan chromosome 13, ASM2987363v1, whole genome shotgun sequence harbors:
- the LOC131145692 gene encoding (S)-N-methylcoclaurine 3'-hydroxylase isozyme 1-like, with the protein MGNMPHVTLNNLAKVHGPLMSLRLGGQLLIVGSSPTAAMEILKTHDRVLSGRYIAHVVPVKSPELNHLSLVFASECTKPWKFLRTICRTELFSPKALDSQIKLREKKVMEMVEFLGKNGGKVVNIGETVFATAINILGNVMFSWDLVDLQGRGMGGEMKELITRILYLLSLANVSDFYPIVGRWDIQGIRKKTHEAFRRVFTIWDDIITDRREQTKDSRPRDFLDYLLHIGFNNDQINQFFIELFIGGSETTTETTTWAMAELIKNQESMQKLRKELANEIGGNIVRDSHLPNLPYLQACIKETLRLHPVVPLVVPHQALETCEVMGYNVPKDSQVLVNVWAIGRDAKHWKDPLSFKPERFLNSSLDYKGNDFEFLPFSAGRRICPGLPLAARKIPLFVATLVHSFDWHLPGNMDATKLDMSEKFSTTLRREQPLHLIPSVRK; encoded by the exons ATGGGAAATATGCCTCATGTTACATTGAATAACTTAGCCAAAGTGCACGGTCCACTCATGTCATTGCGCCTTGGCGGCCAACTCCTCATTGTTGGATCATCTCCAACTGCTGCAATGGAAATTTTGAAGACCCATGATCGTGTATTATCAGGTCGATACATTGCGCATGTAGTTCCAGTTAAAAGCCCAGAACTCAATCACTTATCACTTGTATTTGCAAGTGAATGCACTAAACCATGGAAGTTCTTAAGGACAATTTGTCGCACCGAGTTGTTCTCTCCTAAAGCATTAGATTCTCAAATCAAGTTGAGGGAGAAGAAGGTGATGGAGATGGTGGAATTTTTGGGTAAAAACGGAGGGAAAGTAGTGAATATTGGGGAAACTGTGTTTGCAACTGCTATCAATATTTTAGGCAATGTTATGTTCTCGTGGGATTTGGTAGATTTACAGGGGAGGGGCATGGGTGGGGAGATGAAAGAACTCATAACAAGAATTCTATACTTGCTTTCTTTGGCTAATGTATCAGATTTTTATCCCATCGTAGGTCGATGGGATATTCAAGGCATACGAAAGAAGACCCATGAGGCCTTTAGGAGAGTGTTTACAATTTGGGATGACATTATTACAGATAGAAGAGAACAGACTAAAGATTCAAGACCAAGAGATTTTTTGGACTACTTGCTTCATATCGGATTCAACAATGATCAGATCAATCAATTTTTCATa GAATTGTTTATTGGTGGAAGTGAAACTACTACTGAGACAACAACATGGGCAATGGCAGAGCTAATAAAAAATCAAGAATCCATGCAAAAGCTTCGCAAAGAGCTCGCAAATGAGATTGGTGGGAACATTGTGAGGGATTCTCATTTACCCAACCTGCCCTATCTACAAGCCTGTATCAAAGAGACATTGAGATTGCACCCCGTTGTGCCCTTAGTCGTTCCTCACCAAGCCTTGGAAACCTGCGAGGTCATGGGTTATAATGTTCCCAAGGACTCTCAGGTGCTTGTGAATGTGTGGGCGATAGGTCGAGATGCCAAGCATTGGAAGGATCCCTTAAGCTTCAAGCCAGAgagatttttaaattcaagtttgGATTACAAAGGAAATGATTTTGAATTCTTACCTTTTAGTGCAGGAAGGAGAATCTGCCCAGGCCTGCCCCTAGCTGCAAGAAAAATTCCTTTATTTGTTGCGACGTTGGTGCACTCATTCGATTGGCATCTCCCTGGAAACATGGATGCAACCAAACTTGACATGAGTGAGAAGTTCTCTACAACATTGCGGAGGGAACAACCTTTACATCTTATTCCTAGTGTAAGGAAATAG